CAACCCCTTTGCTTGACCTTCATTCCCTCCATAGTGTAACCATCAATTGACCTTGCAAATTCGAAGTGCCCATCCTGGAAGTTCCTCGTTGGCAGTGCATAGTTCTCGTTGGTCCACTCAACTGCAGCCATAGTCCCCTGTCTCTTCCAGAATGGGTAGCCCGGAGCATTGAGAATTGCCTCATAAGCTTCCTGACTTAGCTTCCTTAGCTCATCCTTGTCCGCAACCGGTATATCCTTCGTACCCTTTATCACTACGGCCTTCAGCTTCTTGCTTCCCATTACCGCACCCATTCCGGGCCTTCCCGCAGCCCTTCCTTCCTGAGATATTACAACGGCGTACCTGACTAAGTTCTCACCAGCGGGACCTATGCTGAGAATTCCAACGTTTTTACCGTGTATCTTCTTAAGCTCCCTCTCTGTCTCAAACGTTCCCTTGCCCCACAATCCCTCAGCACTCAAAATGCTAACGTTGTCATCTTCAATGTAGATGTACACGGGCTTCTTCGCCCTACCCTCAACAACCAAAGCATCATAACCTGCTTTCCTGAGGTGGATGCTTGCCATTGTACCTAAGTTACCGTCACCATAACCCCCGGTGAGGGGGCTCTTTGCTGCAACAACCATTTTTCCGCCACTTGGGGTTGGGAGACCGTTAAACGGACCGGCTGCAAATACAAGTTTGTTCTCAGGGCTTAGGGGATCAACGTTCTTAACTTCATTCCACAAAATCCATGCGGCTAATCCCCTACCTCCGATGAACTTTTTTGCGATTTCTTCAGGATATTCCTGAACTTTTACTTCTCCAGTGGTCAAGTTAACTCTAAGAATCCTTCCCCACCAGCCTTTCATTGTAATCCACCACTTGACATTTGTTAAGCCATTCTAATAAATGTTTTGTAGTTCGAAAATATTTACAACATTTGAAAGTTGTAAACATATTTGTTGACCCCGTCAACGTTTAAATCTCATTATAATTTTGTAGTGATGGTGGGAAAAATGGTGAGGCTACCCCAGCTGTACGTTGAAGCAACATATGAAGAATGTTTCGATGAGGATGGGAAGGCGAAATATGATTGCATAGTCACCCAGGATAACATCGAAGTCAGGCTAAGAAAGGGAGAAAAGCTTCCGGAATTTATAGATAAGAGTAAAGCTAAGTTCTTGGCAAAAGAGGTTTACGATAGGTTCCACTTTTATGTTGACCAGTACGAGCACAGAATGAAGGTCGATGCTATTATAATATACCCTGACAGGAGGACAAGGATAGAGCTCAGGAAAGGAGACGAGCTCCTCCTACTCCCAGTAGAAGGGTACGTTGTTACTCTAATAGCGGACGTTGGGAATAGGGTTAGAACTGGAGATGCATTTGCGGCGGTAACAACGAGGAAGGGAGAAGTTCATTACATGAAGCCTCCGAGGTCGGGGACGGTTGTCTATATAGACGAGTTCACGAACAGGCCGAACTACGTCTATTATATACTCCCAGAGGAGTGAGGGAGGTGACCATGGCATCCCTACTAATAGTTGGCATCCTTCCATATGATTCAGGCAAGACAACATTGGCACTTTCCCTAATAAGGGAGGCCTTAGAGTATGGAATCGATGTTGGAGTGGCAAAGCCCGTAAGCGGTTTCAACGGGTGGTACCAGTATGAGTACCTTCTCAAAAGCATAGAGTTTGGCTTTTTGATAGGCGAGGATTCTTACAAGCTACACATGGCCGCAAAAAGCTCAGATCCAATTTACCTTGAAAGTCCCGTTACCGCACTTTTACTTCCTCCTGATCCTGAAAGGGTTGGATGGAAGAGCTCTTCATATACAGCAATTTCCTATCACACAAATGTTGTTCTCCTGAGGGTTCTTGAAGACCACTTTTGCGTTCCTGATAACATTAAGAGGCTCACACAACCAATGCAAGAAGCTGTGGCACCTCTAATAGAAGCAACGAAACCCGCTGAGATAAAGGCTGAGGATGCTCAACACTTACTAATGAGGGGAAGGGAAGAGGCCAGTAAAACCCTGGAAGTTATAAGGAGAAACCACGAACTAACTGTAATTGAGTCCTACAACAATATCGCAGCTCCCTGCAGTTCAGCACTGAATTCAGACCTCATAATAGCTGTGGCTCCAGGGAAAGCTGTCATTCTCGATGGGGAGAAATATAGAAAGGCTATCTATGCCGTTTCAAACATTAAAGAACCGTGGAGAATTGTTACAGAAGATGTAATACCCCTGCTGAAGCCCCTTAAGAAGTTCGAGTTCAAACCTGGGAAAGTAAGTGGTCTGCTTGATGGAGTATTAGAGATTCTTAAAGCGAAAACTTTTTAAATGCGATTTGGGGGAGAACTATTGGACGTGCCCCGGTGGTGTAGCCCGGTCAATCATGCGGGACTCTCGATCCCGCGACCCGGGTTCAAATCCCGGCCGGGGCACCAGCATGGGCCCGTGGCTCAGCCTGGTTAGAGCGCCCGCCTGATAAGCGGGAGGTCCGGGGTTCGAAGCCCCGCGGGCCCACCAGAACTATTCTTTTCGAAATTTCCATCAAAACGAGGGTCAGATTTCAAAACGAGGGGAGGAGAAGGGATATTTTGCTGAGGGGGTTGTATTCTTGCTGGAGCTTCGAGATCAAGAGCCTGCACGCGAGGTTCACAAAATCACTCAAACTCACTCCATATACCTCACAGAACTCTATTATGTCTTTTTGAATCAACACATGCTTGCGAACTTTCTCAACCATCTCAACCACCCACAGTGTGGGCTAACCGTGTGCTTATATATAATTACTGAACCCGCATGCCCTGGGAAGTTCTACTGTAGAAGAGCTGGATCACAACGAGGTGGGGAGATAAGAAAAAATGATAAACACACACTCAACTGATAAACATATCACGCTCGTCATTTTTGACACGTCTTACATCTCAACACCCTTTGTGCACACCTTCATTTTTCTGGCGTCTCGAAGTGTTTTCCTGTCCGGGCCCTACTACAGTTCTTGATAATTTTGTTGGATGGTAAAGGGGTTACGAGAAGGCCTCAAACATGTGCATTACCCCCCGATGTTCATCTTGCATTTTTATTACACAAATGTGTGAATGAACATGTTTTACACCCTCCCACGCCTTCTTTGGGGAACTTTTGTTTGTGTACACCTTCATTTTTTCCCATGGAAAAATGATAAACACACACTCAAATGACAAACACACCCTCGAGCGAAGATGCACATAAAATGACATAACCACGCCGTGATCATGTCATTTTGTGTACCACGTTAGCCATATGAACTGCATGAACCATGTGAGAAATATGAGAAACATGAGAAATGTGAACCTCCCATATCTAACT
This is a stretch of genomic DNA from Pyrococcus kukulkanii. It encodes these proteins:
- a CDS encoding ATPase — encoded protein: MASLLIVGILPYDSGKTTLALSLIREALEYGIDVGVAKPVSGFNGWYQYEYLLKSIEFGFLIGEDSYKLHMAAKSSDPIYLESPVTALLLPPDPERVGWKSSSYTAISYHTNVVLLRVLEDHFCVPDNIKRLTQPMQEAVAPLIEATKPAEIKAEDAQHLLMRGREEASKTLEVIRRNHELTVIESYNNIAAPCSSALNSDLIIAVAPGKAVILDGEKYRKAIYAVSNIKEPWRIVTEDVIPLLKPLKKFEFKPGKVSGLLDGVLEILKAKTF
- a CDS encoding DUF2118 family protein — translated: MVRLPQLYVEATYEECFDEDGKAKYDCIVTQDNIEVRLRKGEKLPEFIDKSKAKFLAKEVYDRFHFYVDQYEHRMKVDAIIIYPDRRTRIELRKGDELLLLPVEGYVVTLIADVGNRVRTGDAFAAVTTRKGEVHYMKPPRSGTVVYIDEFTNRPNYVYYILPEE